A window from Mangifera indica cultivar Alphonso chromosome 2, CATAS_Mindica_2.1, whole genome shotgun sequence encodes these proteins:
- the LOC123207806 gene encoding gibberellic acid methyltransferase 2-like has product MDFSTSDNAIIIKAGGLHRFLCMQGGDDDGSYAKNSQAPASAITLCKPLLLTAIKSMKLFFNNKAEADSVRIADLGCATGYNTLATTDMIVESLKRRYLKECGFEPEFEVFFSDLPSNDFNFLFRSLNALFCDKKSKPYYAAGVPGSFYHRLFPKGKLHIAVSLSALHWLSQIPDEVLDKRSAAWNKERAWIDGAKKEVVEAYAKQSEKDLDDFLKCRKEEIAIGGMLFILMGGRPTSCPPENQLGDPDSRAKHPFTNSMDQAWQDLVDEGLIEEETRDMFNVPAYMRSTEEVERGIKRCGGFKIEKLEYKRIEEHSEEQQKEWMRDPVSYGRAKANMLRGTLRPILQAHLGPCLSDKFFNTFENRVSSDLSLLHKTCFYGVIVVVAIRI; this is encoded by the exons ATGGACTTTTCGACTTCTGATAACGCCATTATCATCAAGGCGGGAGGTCTTCACAGATTTTTGTGTATGCAAGGTGGGGATGATGATGGAAGCTACGCTAAGAATTCTCAGGCTCCTGCATCGGCTATAACCTTATGCAAACCATTGCTTTTGACTGCCATCAAATCGATGAAGCTTTTCTTCAACAATAAGGCTGAAGCAGACTCCGTAAGGATAGCCGACTTGGGTTGTGCAACTGGGTATAACACTTTGGCCACCACTGACATGATTGTCGAGAGCTTGAAGCGTCGGTATCTCAAAGAGTGTGGGTTTGAGCCCGAATTTGAAGTCTTTTTTTCTGATCTTCCGTCGAATGATTTCAACTTTTTGTTCCGGTCGTTGAATGCCTTGTTTTGTGACAAGAAATCAAAGCCTTATTATGCTGCTGGTGTGCCTGGTTCATTTTATCATCGTCTCTTTCCCAAAGGAAAGCTTCATATTGCCGTTAGCCTAAGTGCCTTGCACTGGCTCTCCCAG ATACCGGATGAAGTGTTGGATAAGAGATCGGCAGCATGGAACAAAGAGAGAGCCTGGATTGATGGAGCGAAGAAGGAAGTTGTGGAAGCCTATGCAAAGCAATCAGAAAAGGATTTggatgattttttaaaatgcaGGAAAGAAGAGATTGCAATAGGAGGAATGTTGTTCATATTAATGGGAGGAAGACCTACATCATGCCCTCCTGAGAATCAATTGGGTGACCCTGACTCAAGAGCTAAACACCCCTTCACTAACTCCATGGATCAGGCTTGGCAAGACCTAGTAGATGAG ggtTTGATAGAGGAGGAGACAAGAGATATGTTCAATGTTCCGGCATATATGAGGAGCACAGAGGAGGTAGAAAGAGGAATAAAGAGATGTGGAGGATTTAAGATAGAAAAATTAGAGTACAAGAGAATAGAGGAGCATTCTGAAGAGCAGCAAAAGGAGTGGATGAGGGATCCGGTTTCCTATGGTAGAGCCAAGGCTAACATGCTGCGGGGCACACTCCGACCCATCCTTCAGGCTCACCTTGGCCCTTGCCTCTCTGATAAATTCTTCAACACCTTCGAGAATCGAGTTTCCTCTGATCTTAGTCTTCTCCATAAGACTTGTTTTTATGGTGTTATTGTGGTTGTTGCAATCcgaatttga
- the LOC123208609 gene encoding L-ascorbate oxidase homolog, whose protein sequence is MNRVLILLFVFVILTSTLGVQGEDPYIFLEWNVSYGTRSPLGTLQQIILINDEFPGPNINSTTNNNIHVNVFNNIDEPILFTWQGIQLRKNSWMDGVIGTNCPIPPGSNFTYKFQVKDQIGSYIYYPSTAFHKAAGGFGGLRVNTREFVPVPYDRYPEDDYTVLICDWYTKSHVDLRNMLDSGRSIGRPNGILINGKHGQPDGQGEPLFTMKANKTYKYRICNVGIKTSLNFRIQGHSMKLVEMDGSHTVQNDYDSLDVHVGQCYAVLVTSNQTPKDYYMVASSRFIKTVLSATAIIRYAESNELASPELPQAPDNWAWSLNQFRSFRWNLTASAARPNPQGSFHYGAINITRTIKLVNNASTVDGKLRYALNGVSHTDPGTPLKLAEYYGVADKVFKYDTIPDEPPAEIKEVSLKPIVLNTTFRNFVEIILENSEKSIQSWQMDGYSFFAVGIEPGKWSPEKRSNYNLLDAVSRHTIQVFPKSWAALVLTFDNAGMWNLRSENWERAYLGQQLYASVLSPARSLRDEYNLPDHALACGIVKDMPRPAPYSS, encoded by the exons ATGAATAGAGTGCTGATATTGCTTTTTGTGTTTGttattttaacatcaacattagGGGTGCAGGGTGAAGATCCCTACATATTCTTAGAATGGAACGTGAGTTATGGCACCCGCTCACCCCTGGGAACTCTCCAACAGATTATTCTCATTAATGATGAATTTCCAGGGCCGAATATTAACTCCACCACCAACAACAACATTCATGTCAATGTGTTCAATAATATTGACGAGCCAATCCTTTTTACTTg GCAAGGCATTCAACTGAGAAAGAATTCTTGGATGGATGGAGTTATTGGAACAAACTGCCCAATTCCTCCGGGGTCAAATTTCACTTACAAATTCCAGGTGAAAGACCAGATCGGTAGCTACATTTACTATCCCTCCACAGCGTTTCACAAGGCAGCTGGCGGCTTTGGTGGCCTCCGAGTAAATACCCGGGAATTCGTCCCCGTTCCTTATGACAGATATCCTGAAGATGACTACACTGTTCTCATTTGTGATTGGTATACCAAAAGCCACGTTGATCTCAGGAATATGTTGGATAGTGGTCGCTCAATTGGGCGGCCTAATGGTATCCTCATCAATGGAAAACACGGACAGCCCGATGGACAGGGCGAGCCGCTTTTTACAATGAAGGCTAACAAGACATACAAGTATAGAATCTGCAATGTTGGGATTAAGACCTCGCTCAACTTCAGAATCCAGGGCCATAGTATGAAGCTGGTGGAGATGGACGGCTCGCACACCGTACAGAATGATTACGACTCTCTAGATGTTCATGTTGGACAGTGCTATGCCGTGCTTGTGACTTCTAACCAGACTCCCAAGGACTACTACATGGTGGCTTCCTCCCGATTCATCAAAACAGTGTTGTCAGCCACGGCAATCATCCGTTATGCTGAAAGCAACGAGCTGGCCTCCCCGGAACTTCCCCAGGCTCCGGATAATTGGGCCTGGTCACTCAACCAGTTCCGTTCTTTCCGTTGGAACTTGACTGCCAGCGCTGCCAGACCGAACCCTCAGGGTTCCTTCCACTATGGTGCCATCAACATCACCCGCACGATCAAGCTCGTTAATAATGCCAGCACGGTGGATGGCAAACTTCGTTATGCCCTTAACGGTGTCTCTCACACCGATCCAGGCACCCCACTCAAGCTCGCAGAGTACTACGGAGTCGCCGATAAAGTTTTCAAGTATGACACAATTCCTGATGAGCCACCAGCTGAAATTAAAGAGGTTTCATTGAAGCCAATCGTCCTCAACACGACCTTCCGCAACTTCGTGGAGATTATCCTGGAAAACAGCGAGAAGAGCATCCAATCATGGCAAATGGATGGCTACTCATTCTTTGCCGTTGG aaTTGAGCCTGGAAAGTGGAGTCCAGAGAAGAGAAGCAACTACAATTTACTAGACGCAGTAAGCAGACATACAATACAAGTCTTCCCCAAATCCTGGGCTGCCCTTGTCTTAACGTTCGACAATGCTGGAATGTGGAATCTCAGATCAGAGAACTGGGAGAGGGCTTACCTTGGACAACAACTCTACGCCAGCGTTCTTTCTCCTGCACGCTCTCTCAGGGACGAATATAATCTCCCTGACCATGCTCTTGCCTGTGGTATTGTTAAGGACATGCCCAGACCTGCACCCTACAGCAGTTAA
- the LOC123196750 gene encoding transcription factor bHLH167-like produces the protein MEPSNHSSSRIQKNMKERDRRMYMKDQLSQLASLIPLQSARFTVPEILDKATSYIKQLQENEERLKRRKEQLKGEEKTTCNTSTDELRTKMTIRHYDSTVEVNLICALDKNFLLHEVISVLQEEAAEVVEASQHTAGDKLIFIIKSKATSPRIGIEVSRIEQKLKELIL, from the exons atggaGCCCAGCAACCACTCATCATCAAGAATTCAGAAAAATATGAAGGAGAGAGATCGAAGAATGTACATGAAAGACCAGCTTTCCCAGCTTGCTTCTCTCATTCCTCTTCAGAGCGCTagg TTTACAGTGCCTGAGATCTTGGATAAAGCAACAAGTTACATAAAGCAATTGCAGGAGAATGAAGAACGTCTTAAAAGAAGGAAAGAGCAATTGAAAGGAGAAGAGAAGACAACATGTAATACTAGTACTGATGAATTACGTACTAAAATGACTATCAGACACTATGATTCTACTGTGGAGGTGAATCTGATTTGTGCGTTGGATAAAAACTTTCTGTTACATGAAGTTATAAGTGTTCTTCAGGAAGAAGCAGCTGAAGTTGTGGAAGCTTCACAGCATACTGCTGGTGATAAACTCATCTTCATAATCAAGTCCAAG GCCACCAGTCCTAGAATTGGTATTGAAGTTTCAAGAATTGAACAGAAACTCAAGGAACTGATTCTCTGA
- the LOC123209397 gene encoding translation initiation factor eIF-2B subunit gamma isoform X2 — translation MDFQVVVLAGGTSKKLVPLVSKEVPKALLPVANRPVLSYVLELLELSNLKDLIVVVEGQDAALCVGAWISGAYIDRLHVEVAAVPEDVGTAGALRAIARHLTAKDILVVSGDLVSDVPPGAVAAAHRRHDAVVTAMLCSAPVSGPSESGSTGGKDKSKNPRCYNIIGLDPTKQFLLYIATGAEIEKGTRIQKSILRASGQMEVRADLMDAHVYAFKRSVLQEVLDQKDTFQSLKQDVLPYLVRSQLKSEVLLNGVQQAEETGNEKGHDGSAPVRRTHKCCAYIASNSKYCVRLNSIQAFMDINRDVIGEASHLSGYSFSAQKYIMHPSAEIGSKTTIGPQCMVGEGSQMGDKCSVKRSVVGRHCRIGSNVKVVNSIVMNHVTIGDGCSIQGSVICSNAQLQERVVLKDCQVGAGFVVSAGCEHKGESLARKEK, via the exons atggATTTTCAAGTGGTGGTGCTTGCCGGTGGAACTTCAAAGAAACTCGTCCCTCTCGTCTCAAAG GAGGTTCCGAAGGCGCTACTTCCTGTGGCTAACCGACCTGTTCTGTCTTACGTTTTGGAACTATTGGAACTCAGTAATCTTAAGGATCTCATTGTT GTTGTTGAAGGTCAGGATGCTGCTCTTTGTGTCGGTGCTTGGATTTCAGGGGCTTATATTGATCGTCTACATGTTgag GTTGCTGCAGTACCTGAGGATGTTGGCACTGCTGGTGCACTTCGGGCCATTGCACGCCACTTGACTGCAAAAGATATTTTG GTTGTGAGTGGTGATCTTGTTTCTGATGTTCCTCCTGGTGCAGTTGCGGCTGCTCATAGACGACATGATGCAGTGGTTACTGCAATGCTTTGCTCTGCTCCTGTCAGTGGCCCATCAGAGTCCGGATCCACTGGTGGAAAAGATAAAAGCAAGAACCCCAGGTGCTACAACATTATAGGGTTGGATCCCACAAAgcagtttttgttatatatagCAACAG GAGCTGAGATTGAAAAAGGTACTCGAATTCAAAAGAGCATTCTCCGTGCAAGTGGTCAG ATGGAAGTTCGAGCTGATCTTATGGATGCTCATGTTTATGCATTCAAGAG GTCTGTTCTGCAAGAGGTTCTGGATCAGAAGGATACATTTCAAAGCTTAAAACAGGATGTACTGCCTTATCTTGTTCGGAGCCAGCTG AAATCGGAGGTACTCTTAAATGGTGTACAACAAGCAGAAGAAACTGGGAATGAGAAAG GTCATGATGGATCTGCTCCTGTTCGAAGAACTCATAAGTGCTGTGCTTATATTGCCAGCAACAGCAAGTACTGTGTACGCTTAAATTCCATTCAAGCATTTATGGACATTAATCGGGAT GTTATAGGTGAGGCAAGTCATCTGTCGGGCTATTCCTTTTCTGCTCAGAAATACATTATGCATCCTTCAGCAGAGATTGGATCAAAAACTACT ATTGGACCACAATGTATGGTGGGGGAAGGTTCACAAATGGGTGACAAGTGTAGTGTCAAACGATCTGTTGTTGGCCGTCATTGCCGGATAGGTTCCAATGTAAAG GTTGTTAACTCGATTGTGATGAATCACGTCACGATTGGTGATGGTTGTTCAATCCAAGGTTCTGTGATTTGCAGCAATGCACAGCTCCAAGAGCGCGTCGTACTGAAAGATTGTCAA GTTGGAGCAGGTTTTGTGGTTTCTGCAGGTTGTGAGCACAAGGGAGAGTCCCTGGCcagaaaagagaaataa
- the LOC123209397 gene encoding translation initiation factor eIF-2B subunit gamma isoform X1 encodes MDFQVVVLAGGTSKKLVPLVSKEVPKALLPVANRPVLSYVLELLELSNLKDLIVVVEGQDAALCVGAWISGAYIDRLHVEVAAVPEDVGTAGALRAIARHLTAKDILVVSGDLVSDVPPGAVAAAHRRHDAVVTAMLCSAPVSGPSESGSTGGKDKSKNPRCYNIIGLDPTKQFLLYIATGAEIEKGTRIQKSILRASGQMEVRADLMDAHVYAFKRSVLQEVLDQKDTFQSLKQDVLPYLVRSQLKSEVLLNGVQQAEETGNEKGSSQNSHMILSRILSNASAPSFHKLYALGHDGSAPVRRTHKCCAYIASNSKYCVRLNSIQAFMDINRDVIGEASHLSGYSFSAQKYIMHPSAEIGSKTTIGPQCMVGEGSQMGDKCSVKRSVVGRHCRIGSNVKVVNSIVMNHVTIGDGCSIQGSVICSNAQLQERVVLKDCQVGAGFVVSAGCEHKGESLARKEK; translated from the exons atggATTTTCAAGTGGTGGTGCTTGCCGGTGGAACTTCAAAGAAACTCGTCCCTCTCGTCTCAAAG GAGGTTCCGAAGGCGCTACTTCCTGTGGCTAACCGACCTGTTCTGTCTTACGTTTTGGAACTATTGGAACTCAGTAATCTTAAGGATCTCATTGTT GTTGTTGAAGGTCAGGATGCTGCTCTTTGTGTCGGTGCTTGGATTTCAGGGGCTTATATTGATCGTCTACATGTTgag GTTGCTGCAGTACCTGAGGATGTTGGCACTGCTGGTGCACTTCGGGCCATTGCACGCCACTTGACTGCAAAAGATATTTTG GTTGTGAGTGGTGATCTTGTTTCTGATGTTCCTCCTGGTGCAGTTGCGGCTGCTCATAGACGACATGATGCAGTGGTTACTGCAATGCTTTGCTCTGCTCCTGTCAGTGGCCCATCAGAGTCCGGATCCACTGGTGGAAAAGATAAAAGCAAGAACCCCAGGTGCTACAACATTATAGGGTTGGATCCCACAAAgcagtttttgttatatatagCAACAG GAGCTGAGATTGAAAAAGGTACTCGAATTCAAAAGAGCATTCTCCGTGCAAGTGGTCAG ATGGAAGTTCGAGCTGATCTTATGGATGCTCATGTTTATGCATTCAAGAG GTCTGTTCTGCAAGAGGTTCTGGATCAGAAGGATACATTTCAAAGCTTAAAACAGGATGTACTGCCTTATCTTGTTCGGAGCCAGCTG AAATCGGAGGTACTCTTAAATGGTGTACAACAAGCAGAAGAAACTGGGAATGAGAAAGGTAGTTCTCAGAACAGTCACATGATTCTGTCTCGAATTCTTTCTAATGCATCTGCACCAAGCTTTCACAAACTGTATGCATTAGGTCATGATGGATCTGCTCCTGTTCGAAGAACTCATAAGTGCTGTGCTTATATTGCCAGCAACAGCAAGTACTGTGTACGCTTAAATTCCATTCAAGCATTTATGGACATTAATCGGGAT GTTATAGGTGAGGCAAGTCATCTGTCGGGCTATTCCTTTTCTGCTCAGAAATACATTATGCATCCTTCAGCAGAGATTGGATCAAAAACTACT ATTGGACCACAATGTATGGTGGGGGAAGGTTCACAAATGGGTGACAAGTGTAGTGTCAAACGATCTGTTGTTGGCCGTCATTGCCGGATAGGTTCCAATGTAAAG GTTGTTAACTCGATTGTGATGAATCACGTCACGATTGGTGATGGTTGTTCAATCCAAGGTTCTGTGATTTGCAGCAATGCACAGCTCCAAGAGCGCGTCGTACTGAAAGATTGTCAA GTTGGAGCAGGTTTTGTGGTTTCTGCAGGTTGTGAGCACAAGGGAGAGTCCCTGGCcagaaaagagaaataa
- the LOC123209245 gene encoding F-box/kelch-repeat protein At5g26960 has protein sequence MKTGGEYIDKTLQPHLWSEKRKMSESCNSRHFSWLMKSCFPNPNDNKSITPLHKSNHFIHPTAATTISSLPNDLLLECLSRVPSSSLPLISLVCRRWYLLLLSPSFFNLRRNLHRLHSTLFAIFLSASTPTSTLSAATLSLPYQQHLGAFWQRDSDLDTDSIFLGNSSLLHGFFSQARLAAIGPKIYIIGKNVTLLYDSWTKTITPRSPMLFPRKKFGCAVVFGKIYVAGGSSRADPTVEEYDPSTDTWRVAAHAPRRRYGCLGASVDGVFYIIGGLKIGCNATAGTEAHVYASSMDLYDVKSCAWLRSRTVPGGGCVVAACAAMGHVYVLTSHAVELSLWRFDARRNTAGFGEWVRIKRPPFPPQVRLDNTVKFSCVGAGDKVVLVQVIGCIDDLLHGSARNTRGLREGLVLIYDTVGECWNRGPDLPDVIRRAAVVNVEW, from the coding sequence ATGAAGACTGGGGGGGAATATATTGACAAAACTCTCCAACCCCATCTTTGGtccgaaaaaagaaaaatgtcagAGAGCTGTAACTCACGCCACTTCTCATGGCTTATGAAATCTTGCTTCCCCAATCCAAACGATAACAAATCCATTACTCCCCTTCACAAATCGAACCATTTCATTCATCCCACTGCCGCTACAACTATCTCTTCCCTCCCCAACGATCTTCTTTTGGAATGTCTCTCAAGAGTTCCCTCTTCTTCTTTGCCTTTAATTTCCCTCGTTTGCCGCCGCTGGTATCTCCTTCTCCTCTCCCCTTCTTTCTTCAACCTCCGTCGCAACCTCCACCGCCTCCACTCCACTCTTTTCGCCATTTTTCTCTCCGCTTCGACTCCCACTTCCACCCTCTCCGCTGCCACCCTGTCTTTACCCTACCAGCAACACTTGGGTGCTTTTTGGCAACGCGATTCTGATCTTGATACTGATTCCATTTTCTTGGGAAACTCGAGTTTGCTTCATGGGTTCTTCTCCCAAGCGCGACTTGCCGCCATTGGACCCAAGATTTATATCATTGGCAAGAACGTTACGCTTCTTTACGATTCTTGGACTAAAACTATAACTCCAAGATCGCCCATGTTGTTTCCGAGGAAAAAATTCGGTTGTGCGGTTGTTTTTGGGAAAATCTATGTCGCCGGCGGCTCTTCACGAGCTGATCCCACCGTCGAAGAGTACGATCCTAGCACTGATACTTGGCGCGTGGCGGCTCACGCGCCCAGGCGGAGATACGGGTGCTTGGGGGCTTCTGTGGACGGAGTTTTCTATATCATTGGTGGGTTGAAGATCGGTTGTAACGCTACGGCTGGAACGGAGGCGCACGTGTATGCCAGCTCGATGGATTTGTATGACGTGAAGTCATGTGCGTGGTTGAGAAGCCGTACGGTGCCAGGCGGTGGTTGTGTGGTGGCGGCTTGTGCGGCCATGGGCCACGTTTATGTTCTCACCAGTCATGCAGTGGAGCTCTCTTTGTGGAGATTCGACGCCCGTAGGAACACCGCCGGGTTTGGCGAGTGGGTTAGGATAAAGAGACCGCCGTTTCCCCCGCAAGTAAGGCTTGACAACACAGTGAAGTTCAGCTGCGTCGGCGCCGGAGACAAAGTGGTTTTGGTTCAAGTGATTGGTTGCATCGATGACTTATTACACGGAAGTGCGAGGAACACGAGGGGATTGAGAGAAGGGCTTGTTTTGATATACGACACCGTCGGCGAATGTTGGAATAGGGGACCGGATCTGCCGGACGTGATACGACGCGCCGCTGTGGTGAATGTGGAATGGTGA